Proteins encoded in a region of the Dorea longicatena genome:
- a CDS encoding SLC13 family permease, whose product MNATVMAIILVLIVVATVVTKKVPFNFVLFIVPIICSLLLGFSLQETSDFVLEQFSSIMKSAGFMLLFAFLYFQMLTEAGVFDTIISAVTNKLGDKMNVIVIMILTSVIAAFAILTGNFTPAYLITFPILVPLYKKYDFDREAAFIIAQTAMSAMCFIPWGIGMAYTASSAGLSANELSKASVPWALCFIPAIVLQWVYFGIKHKKRVGTFGVVVENVEEETKEVEENPYRRPKLFWINFILFIVFMVGLGVFSLPPYLVFMAATVVTAMINYPKNFGEIFGKVGPMYLNIIVMLLAISVYQAVFNNTGMVGAVSDGLIKICPKFMLEYIHIILLLLCVIIIYFIPFQIFNAMYPVFISIGAGFGIPAVTIIAPFVCNLSLATSSTPTNSSTYLGCALTETDVQHFCKKAVPVQTVTNAIVILLALIFGIV is encoded by the coding sequence ATGAATGCTACTGTAATGGCTATTATTCTGGTATTGATCGTTGTGGCAACGGTTGTCACGAAGAAAGTACCATTTAACTTTGTATTATTTATTGTACCGATCATTTGCTCGTTACTTTTGGGCTTTAGCTTACAGGAGACAAGTGACTTTGTACTGGAGCAGTTCAGTTCGATCATGAAATCTGCGGGATTCATGTTATTGTTTGCATTTCTGTATTTTCAGATGCTTACAGAAGCAGGAGTATTTGATACTATCATATCAGCAGTGACGAACAAGCTTGGCGATAAGATGAATGTCATCGTAATTATGATCCTGACATCCGTAATTGCAGCATTTGCAATTCTGACAGGAAACTTTACACCGGCGTACCTGATCACATTCCCGATCCTGGTACCACTTTATAAGAAATATGATTTTGACCGTGAGGCAGCATTTATCATAGCACAGACTGCAATGTCTGCGATGTGCTTCATTCCGTGGGGGATTGGAATGGCATATACGGCATCTTCTGCAGGATTATCTGCCAATGAACTGTCAAAGGCATCGGTTCCATGGGCATTATGTTTTATCCCGGCCATCGTTCTGCAGTGGGTATACTTTGGGATCAAGCATAAGAAACGTGTGGGAACATTTGGCGTAGTTGTAGAAAATGTAGAAGAGGAGACAAAAGAAGTAGAAGAGAATCCATACAGACGGCCAAAGCTTTTCTGGATTAATTTTATCTTATTCATTGTATTCATGGTCGGTCTTGGTGTATTCAGTCTGCCTCCATATCTGGTATTTATGGCAGCAACGGTCGTAACGGCAATGATCAACTATCCAAAGAATTTTGGTGAGATATTTGGTAAAGTCGGACCGATGTATCTGAACATTATCGTAATGCTGCTTGCAATCTCTGTATATCAGGCAGTATTCAATAATACGGGAATGGTAGGAGCTGTCTCAGACGGACTGATTAAGATCTGTCCGAAGTTCATGCTGGAATATATACATATCATCTTACTGCTGTTATGTGTGATTATCATTTACTTTATTCCATTCCAGATCTTCAATGCAATGTATCCGGTGTTCATCTCTATCGGGGCAGGATTTGGAATTCCGGCAGTGACGATCATTGCACCGTTCGTATGTAACCTGTCACTGGCAACGAGTTCAACACCGACAAACTCATCAACTTATCTTGGATGTGCATTGACAGAGACAGATGTACAGCACTTCTGTAAGAAGGCAGTTCCGGTACAGACAGTAACAAATGCAATTGTGATATTGCTGGCGTTAATATTTGGCATAGTATAA
- a CDS encoding alpha/beta hydrolase, producing MTSEEIKNMSFEDFRTQIEGMEEVQKLTADGTERYGIYKHDVCYVNRDGIERTLQMIVPETNAKAPKIYPAILYVQGSAWRKQDNYKRLGAMADLARRGFVTAILQYRESDLATFPAPVEDAKTGVRFLRKHAEEYRIDPSQVFIMGDSSGGNTAFIAGVTADQELMDTDVYGEYSCKVNAIVDFYGVTCVQIKEDFPTTLNQGEPDSPEGMLIGKKNVYEYPELSNAVTCMNYVKKETEIPPVLMMHGLADDLVAPEQSIRLYKKLREEDKEVEFYLVENAKHGDPAFWTEKNMDIVEKFLKAHMN from the coding sequence ATGACAAGTGAAGAAATCAAAAATATGAGTTTTGAAGATTTCCGGACACAGATTGAGGGGATGGAAGAGGTTCAGAAACTCACAGCAGACGGAACGGAGAGATATGGTATATATAAGCATGATGTATGCTATGTAAACAGAGACGGGATTGAGCGTACGCTCCAGATGATCGTACCAGAGACGAATGCCAAAGCACCAAAGATATATCCGGCAATTTTGTATGTTCAGGGATCGGCATGGAGAAAACAGGACAACTATAAACGGCTTGGAGCAATGGCAGATCTTGCAAGACGTGGATTTGTGACAGCGATTCTTCAATACAGAGAAAGCGATCTTGCTACATTTCCTGCTCCTGTAGAAGATGCAAAGACAGGTGTACGTTTCTTAAGAAAACATGCAGAGGAATATCGTATTGATCCGTCCCAGGTCTTTATAATGGGAGATTCAAGCGGCGGCAATACAGCGTTTATTGCGGGGGTTACGGCAGATCAGGAGCTGATGGACACAGATGTATATGGAGAATATTCCTGCAAGGTAAATGCAATCGTAGATTTCTACGGAGTTACATGCGTACAGATAAAAGAAGATTTCCCAACTACATTGAACCAGGGAGAACCGGACAGTCCGGAAGGAATGCTGATCGGTAAGAAGAATGTATATGAATATCCGGAACTTTCCAATGCAGTTACCTGTATGAATTATGTAAAAAAAGAGACAGAGATACCACCGGTCCTGATGATGCACGGACTTGCCGATGATCTGGTAGCACCGGAGCAGAGTATCCGCCTGTATAAGAAATTAAGAGAAGAAGACAAAGAAGTAGAATTCTATCTGGTAGAGAATGCAAAACACGGAGATCCGGCATTCTGGACAGAGAAGAATATGGATATTGTGGAAAAATTCCTGAAAGCACACATGAATTAA
- a CDS encoding MerR family DNA-binding transcriptional regulator: protein MNEKTVGMLAKFTGVSVHTIKYYEKIGLLSSTRREHSNYRSYDIRACTDIYECMKYKNLGFALKEVGNLIKEADSEAIDNLLKKRLEEIDASLSELQELKKRVTDYLAETEEIEKKQGNWYIEEMPDFWIRFQTNNLEYGKNAQLESDGINFMDYAPESKSVLKISRESLNGTENQFSWGQAVRAEYIEDIEKNENVWSRQKGYTRIKGGRAFVLYLKITGPYASEGVLQKKIRKIYRKFQQDAKIPGDAYCVRIKITHDEEGNDWNYLKIYILLKPES from the coding sequence ATGAATGAAAAGACAGTAGGAATGCTTGCAAAGTTTACAGGTGTGTCTGTACATACAATAAAATATTATGAGAAGATTGGTCTTCTGAGTTCTACGAGAAGAGAACATTCGAATTACAGGTCTTACGATATAAGGGCATGCACGGATATTTACGAATGTATGAAGTATAAGAATCTTGGGTTCGCATTGAAAGAGGTCGGGAATCTGATAAAGGAAGCAGATTCAGAAGCGATAGATAATCTGTTGAAAAAAAGATTAGAGGAAATAGATGCTTCACTGTCAGAATTGCAGGAATTAAAAAAACGTGTGACGGATTATCTTGCAGAGACGGAAGAGATAGAAAAGAAACAGGGAAACTGGTATATAGAAGAAATGCCGGATTTCTGGATCAGATTTCAGACGAATAACCTGGAATATGGCAAAAATGCACAACTTGAATCGGACGGGATTAATTTCATGGATTATGCACCGGAAAGCAAATCGGTACTTAAGATAAGCAGAGAAAGTCTGAATGGAACGGAAAACCAGTTCTCCTGGGGACAGGCAGTACGGGCAGAGTATATAGAAGATATCGAAAAAAATGAAAATGTCTGGAGCAGGCAAAAAGGATATACCAGGATAAAAGGCGGAAGAGCATTTGTCCTGTATCTGAAAATTACCGGACCGTATGCATCGGAAGGAGTGCTGCAGAAGAAAATCCGAAAGATATACCGAAAGTTTCAACAAGATGCAAAGATACCGGGAGATGCTTACTGTGTAAGGATTAAGATCACACATGATGAAGAAGGAAATGATTGGAATTATTTGAAAATATATATATTACTGAAACCTGAGAGTTAA
- the tadA gene encoding tRNA adenosine(34) deaminase TadA has product MQSTDEKYMKEAIKQAKKAYAIGEVPIGCVIVYQDKIIGRGYNRRTIDNNTLAHAELIAIKKASKKMNDWRLEDCTMYVTLEPCQMCSGAIVQSRMTRVVVGCMNPKAGCAGSILNLLDIPEFNHQVELTTGVMEEECSQMMKSFFKELREARKKKKQLEKEQTGEI; this is encoded by the coding sequence ATGCAAAGCACAGATGAAAAATATATGAAAGAAGCGATCAAACAGGCAAAGAAAGCATATGCGATCGGTGAGGTGCCGATCGGATGTGTGATCGTATATCAGGATAAGATCATTGGGAGAGGATATAACCGCAGAACAATTGATAATAATACCCTGGCGCATGCAGAACTGATCGCGATCAAAAAAGCAAGCAAGAAGATGAATGACTGGAGACTGGAGGATTGTACGATGTATGTAACTCTGGAACCATGCCAGATGTGTTCCGGTGCGATCGTACAGTCCCGGATGACACGGGTAGTAGTCGGATGTATGAATCCGAAAGCCGGCTGTGCAGGCTCTATCTTAAATCTTCTGGATATACCTGAATTTAATCATCAGGTAGAATTGACGACAGGAGTGATGGAAGAAGAATGCAGTCAGATGATGAAATCATTTTTTAAAGAATTGAGAGAAGCAAGGAAGAAGAAAAAGCAGCTGGAAAAAGAACAGACCGGGGAAATATAA
- a CDS encoding deoxyguanosinetriphosphate triphosphohydrolase, translated as MEWTRLLSTKRQRQNRYKSQKYGDADLRSEFEKDYHRIIGSASFRRLQDKTQVFPLDKSDFIRTRLTHSMEVSSLAKSLGQNIGESILVHKKDSSFTVQMKEDICNILQCAGLIHDIGNPPFGHYGEAAIREWFERNLPLLTYHGTSLEELLEPQMREDFYHFEGNAQALRLVSKLHFLVDENGMNLTYALLNTIIKYPVASTKIHPESGDIREKKMGYYYADRELFEDIVSETGAGNHRHPLTFILEAADDIAYKTADIEDAFVKRFLTYHSLRDELRKLQNREKKYAAPEEKDQNWFCPADKLVELYDRAKKNGVDDPGDYAVKNWIVKAQGFLIGCATFGFTSHYEEIMEGTYKKDLFAGTLAEGLVKLLGEIACKCVFKTETIYRMEVKEAVMLDNLLDRFVGAAIKYDDPTQKLNSIEERLISFISNNYKKAYRYHAEEKSEVYRLYLRLLLVTDYICGMTDSYAKRLYQELNAIMA; from the coding sequence ATGGAATGGACAAGGCTTTTATCAACAAAACGTCAAAGACAGAACAGATACAAGAGTCAAAAATATGGTGATGCAGACCTTAGAAGTGAATTCGAAAAAGATTATCACAGAATCATCGGCAGTGCGTCATTTAGGAGACTTCAGGATAAGACACAGGTATTTCCACTGGATAAAAGTGATTTTATCCGTACGAGACTGACCCATTCCATGGAAGTCTCTTCGCTGGCAAAATCTCTGGGTCAGAATATAGGAGAAAGCATATTGGTACACAAGAAAGATTCCAGTTTCACTGTACAGATGAAAGAGGATATCTGCAATATTCTTCAGTGTGCAGGACTGATTCATGATATCGGCAATCCACCGTTTGGTCATTATGGAGAAGCGGCGATCAGGGAATGGTTTGAAAGAAATCTTCCGCTTCTGACATATCATGGAACGTCACTTGAGGAGTTGCTCGAACCTCAGATGAGGGAGGATTTTTATCATTTTGAAGGAAATGCACAGGCACTTAGGCTGGTCAGCAAATTACATTTTCTGGTAGATGAAAATGGAATGAATCTGACGTATGCGCTTTTGAATACAATTATAAAATATCCGGTAGCATCTACAAAGATCCATCCGGAATCAGGAGATATCAGAGAGAAGAAGATGGGCTATTATTATGCAGACCGGGAACTGTTCGAGGATATTGTATCAGAGACGGGTGCGGGAAATCACAGACATCCACTTACCTTTATACTTGAGGCAGCAGATGATATTGCATATAAGACCGCAGATATTGAAGATGCATTTGTAAAAAGATTTCTTACATATCATAGTCTCAGAGATGAACTCAGAAAACTACAGAACAGGGAGAAAAAGTATGCAGCCCCAGAAGAGAAAGATCAGAACTGGTTCTGCCCGGCAGATAAACTGGTAGAATTATACGACCGTGCAAAGAAGAACGGGGTAGATGATCCCGGTGATTATGCAGTGAAGAACTGGATCGTAAAAGCACAGGGATTTTTGATTGGCTGCGCAACTTTCGGATTTACTTCTCATTATGAAGAGATTATGGAAGGCACGTATAAAAAAGATCTGTTTGCAGGTACTTTGGCTGAAGGATTGGTAAAACTGCTTGGAGAGATAGCGTGCAAATGTGTATTTAAAACAGAGACGATCTATCGTATGGAGGTGAAAGAGGCGGTGATGCTGGATAATCTGCTGGACAGGTTTGTCGGTGCAGCAATAAAATATGATGATCCAACGCAGAAACTGAACTCAATAGAAGAGAGACTGATTTCATTTATTTCCAATAATTATAAAAAAGCATATCGTTATCATGCAGAAGAAAAATCAGAAGTTTATCGTCTTTATCTGAGACTTCTGCTGGTTACGGATTATATCTGTGGTATGACAGACAGCTATGCGAAGAGGCTGTATCAGGAATTGAATGCGATTATGGCATAA
- a CDS encoding helix-turn-helix domain-containing protein: MLELTFGEQVKIILSRKGMTIKELAEKIEKQTGKKMSRQNLTQRLGRDNFQEQDMRMIAKILDCPFYLDILEEHEEHEEKLSKAQKITEPEKKKTPAKAEERDITIGELVDIHKELDAIEKKKKKKSKKVVEPDPEYVQETIFDFVREKEATAEPATEIEEQEEEIQEPVEETGSSEAVTLEAEESVTVSEEEPAAGVEEHAEEPVYEEEPVYESKPEYAEEPVYEAEPEYAEEPVYEAEPEYAEEPVYEAEPEYAEEPVYEAEPEYAEESAYEAEPEYAEEPVYEAEPEYAEEPAYESELEYAEEPAYESEPKYTEESAHESEPEVEEPEEPEKPEPKKVEPEKKAHGWRALFGIRKKHEEESAHEEPAKEEKPEIQYHEFDYSGDGESEKLAEEFMPEEPEQEETYAAADETSGYENNGYQSRYAQENEEDLFTSDEEDLSKGELNPYTGHEYESNSVRMHPKRIGYVQVYDRGKHQWTDMTEWAFLGYQERKKALLGKDYEPPIYLD; encoded by the coding sequence ATGTTGGAATTAACGTTTGGAGAACAGGTCAAGATCATTCTGAGCCGTAAAGGGATGACGATCAAAGAACTTGCAGAGAAGATAGAAAAACAGACAGGAAAGAAGATGTCGCGTCAGAATCTGACCCAGCGTCTTGGCAGAGATAATTTCCAGGAGCAGGATATGCGAATGATCGCAAAGATTCTTGATTGTCCGTTTTATCTGGATATATTAGAAGAACATGAGGAGCATGAAGAGAAGCTTTCAAAGGCCCAGAAAATTACAGAGCCTGAAAAGAAGAAAACACCTGCCAAAGCAGAAGAAAGAGATATTACGATAGGTGAGCTTGTAGATATTCATAAAGAATTAGATGCAATAGAAAAGAAGAAAAAGAAGAAGTCTAAAAAGGTTGTAGAGCCAGATCCGGAATATGTTCAGGAAACAATATTTGATTTTGTAAGAGAGAAAGAAGCGACAGCAGAACCTGCCACAGAAATAGAAGAGCAGGAAGAAGAGATACAGGAGCCGGTGGAAGAAACCGGAAGTTCGGAAGCTGTGACACTGGAAGCAGAAGAGTCGGTGACTGTAAGTGAAGAAGAACCTGCAGCGGGTGTAGAGGAGCATGCTGAGGAACCTGTATATGAAGAAGAACCGGTGTATGAGTCAAAACCTGAATATGCAGAAGAACCAGTGTATGAAGCAGAGCCAGAATATGCAGAAGAACCAGTGTATGAAGCAGAGCCAGAATATGCAGAAGAACCGGTGTATGAAGCAGAGCCAGAATACGCAGAAGAACCGGTGTATGAAGCAGAGCCAGAATACGCAGAAGAATCGGCGTATGAAGCAGAGCCAGAGTATGCAGAAGAACCAGTGTATGAAGCAGAGCCAGAATATGCAGAAGAACCAGCCTATGAAAGTGAGCTGGAATATGCAGAGGAGCCGGCTTATGAGTCGGAACCGAAATATACAGAGGAGTCAGCTCATGAGTCAGAACCGGAAGTAGAAGAGCCAGAGGAACCGGAAAAACCGGAGCCGAAGAAAGTTGAACCGGAGAAGAAAGCGCATGGATGGAGAGCGCTCTTCGGAATACGTAAAAAGCATGAAGAAGAATCAGCGCATGAAGAACCGGCAAAAGAAGAAAAGCCGGAAATCCAGTATCATGAGTTTGATTATTCGGGAGACGGTGAGTCAGAGAAACTTGCAGAAGAATTTATGCCGGAGGAACCGGAACAGGAGGAAACATATGCAGCAGCTGATGAGACCTCCGGTTATGAGAATAACGGATATCAGAGCCGGTATGCGCAGGAAAATGAAGAAGACTTATTCACATCCGATGAAGAGGATCTCAGTAAAGGTGAACTTAATCCTTACACAGGACATGAATATGAATCAAACAGCGTAAGAATGCATCCGAAGAGAATCGGCTATGTACAGGTATATGACAGAGGAAAACATCAGTGGACAGATATGACGGAGTGGGCATTCCTTGGATATCAGGAACGTAAAAAGGCACTTCTCGGAAAAGATTATGAGCCGCCGATCTATCTGGATTAG
- a CDS encoding glycoside hydrolase family 2 protein produces the protein MNMKQLMTKWADNINEKNVLGEYPRPLMRRKSYINLNGIWKYAIRETKGFPKKMDGDILVPFSPEAVLSGVNRQLKPEEYLWYKRRLPDEVKPEKGSRWILHFGAVDQCAVVYINGKKQGKHVGGYLPFSYDITEALKEEKNLLTVKVRDYSETCYYSRGKQKLKNGGMFYTAQSGIWQTVWIEKVPECYIRHLKITPLYDQSSIMIQMEEEHGIKDIDYEVTITARKMWPVKASGKTGKPCVIMIPHMRSWSPEDPFLYDLHVRMGEDSVESYFAMRKVEVKNDKEGIPRIFLNNEPYFEKGVLDQGYWPDGLYTPPCDEAMIYDIQKMKDLGFNMIRKHIKIEPQRWYYHCDRIGMLVWQDMVNGGRDYKSWYVTYMATAMEGMHIRAKDTRIHLMGRQDPAGQRQFEKEMKETVRLLYDHPSIVTWVIFNEGWGQFQTKKMTDIVRAEDPYRLTDSASGWFDQGCGDIRSIHDYFFPLHVTPEKRVTALTEFGGYSLQIPKHSMYEKKVYGYKKFKRKRELTAGYEKLIKKLIIPNISRGLSATVYTQLSDIEEEVNGIISYDRKIVKMDEKTVKKLNEKLHF, from the coding sequence ATGAACATGAAACAGTTAATGACAAAATGGGCAGACAATATAAATGAAAAGAATGTACTAGGGGAGTACCCAAGACCGCTCATGCGCAGAAAAAGCTATATAAATCTGAACGGAATATGGAAATATGCAATAAGAGAAACAAAAGGATTTCCAAAGAAAATGGATGGGGATATCCTGGTTCCGTTTTCGCCGGAAGCTGTATTGTCGGGGGTAAACAGACAGTTAAAACCAGAAGAATATCTATGGTATAAGAGAAGGCTTCCGGATGAAGTAAAGCCGGAGAAGGGAAGCAGATGGATCCTTCATTTTGGAGCGGTAGATCAGTGTGCGGTCGTATATATAAATGGAAAGAAACAGGGAAAGCATGTGGGAGGCTATCTTCCATTTTCATATGATATTACGGAAGCATTAAAAGAAGAAAAGAATCTGTTGACCGTAAAAGTAAGAGATTATTCGGAGACTTGTTATTATAGCAGAGGAAAACAGAAACTTAAAAACGGAGGGATGTTCTATACGGCACAGAGTGGAATCTGGCAGACCGTATGGATTGAAAAAGTTCCAGAGTGTTATATCAGACATCTTAAGATCACACCTCTTTATGACCAGTCTTCTATAATGATCCAGATGGAAGAAGAACATGGCATAAAAGATATTGATTACGAAGTTACGATAACGGCAAGAAAGATGTGGCCGGTGAAAGCATCCGGAAAGACGGGAAAGCCGTGTGTGATCATGATACCACATATGAGAAGCTGGAGTCCGGAAGATCCATTTCTGTATGATCTTCATGTGAGGATGGGAGAGGATTCGGTAGAAAGTTACTTTGCCATGCGTAAGGTAGAAGTTAAAAATGACAAAGAGGGAATACCGAGGATATTTTTGAACAATGAGCCGTATTTTGAAAAGGGAGTACTGGATCAGGGATATTGGCCGGATGGTCTATACACACCGCCGTGTGATGAAGCGATGATCTATGATATCCAGAAGATGAAGGACCTGGGGTTCAATATGATCCGCAAGCATATTAAGATAGAACCGCAGAGATGGTATTATCACTGCGACCGTATCGGTATGCTGGTCTGGCAGGATATGGTGAACGGAGGACGGGATTATAAGAGCTGGTATGTAACGTATATGGCGACGGCCATGGAGGGAATGCATATCCGGGCAAAAGATACCAGGATTCATCTGATGGGACGTCAGGATCCGGCCGGGCAGAGACAGTTTGAAAAAGAGATGAAGGAGACGGTTCGATTGCTTTATGATCATCCATCCATTGTTACATGGGTTATTTTTAATGAAGGATGGGGACAGTTTCAGACGAAGAAGATGACAGATATAGTAAGGGCAGAAGATCCTTACAGGCTGACAGATTCTGCGAGTGGCTGGTTTGATCAGGGGTGCGGGGATATACGAAGCATCCATGATTATTTCTTCCCTTTGCATGTAACACCGGAAAAGAGGGTAACGGCACTTACTGAGTTTGGCGGGTATTCGCTGCAGATCCCGAAGCATAGTATGTACGAGAAAAAGGTCTACGGTTATAAAAAGTTCAAGAGAAAAAGAGAACTTACGGCGGGCTATGAGAAATTGATAAAAAAGCTCATTATTCCGAATATCAGCCGTGGATTAAGTGCAACTGTTTACACACAATTATCGGATATAGAAGAAGAGGTAAATGGAATCATTTCTTATGATAGAAAAATAGTCAAAATGGATGAAAAGACTGTTAAAAAACTGAATGAAAAACTTCATTTTTAG
- a CDS encoding 4'-phosphopantetheinyl transferase family protein — protein MVSVWAADITPLLIEETYQAYYDKVPEWRKDKADKLKNVDDKARSVGAWILWEKMKKALRLPESAVFNLSHSGKYVLCACSDREDVQTGCDVEMKGKLRMPVAERYFCREECEIIRNGKDEKEQAEWFYRFWVLKESFMKATRRGMGLDMRTYEFAWGQDGIPYLKKQPEEYPEKYLCREYELEQGDARVAVITTDNEIEGRLHEVRLA, from the coding sequence ATGGTAAGTGTTTGGGCAGCAGATATTACACCATTACTAATAGAAGAGACGTATCAGGCATATTATGATAAAGTGCCTGAGTGGAGAAAAGATAAAGCGGATAAACTTAAAAATGTGGATGACAAAGCAAGGAGTGTCGGTGCCTGGATATTGTGGGAAAAGATGAAGAAGGCTCTGAGACTTCCGGAATCGGCAGTTTTCAATCTGTCACATTCGGGAAAATATGTATTGTGTGCCTGTAGTGACCGTGAAGATGTTCAGACAGGCTGTGATGTGGAGATGAAGGGAAAGCTGCGGATGCCGGTGGCAGAACGGTATTTTTGCCGGGAAGAATGTGAGATCATCCGCAATGGGAAGGATGAAAAAGAACAGGCGGAGTGGTTTTACCGCTTCTGGGTATTAAAAGAAAGCTTTATGAAAGCAACCAGAAGAGGAATGGGCCTGGACATGCGCACATATGAATTTGCCTGGGGACAGGACGGCATACCATATCTGAAAAAGCAGCCTGAGGAATATCCGGAGAAATATCTGTGCAGGGAGTACGAACTGGAGCAGGGGGACGCAAGGGTCGCGGTAATTACGACAGATAATGAGATCGAGGGGAGATTACACGAAGTCAGACTTGCTTAA
- the aroF gene encoding 3-deoxy-7-phosphoheptulonate synthase, translating to MIIVLKPRTTKDDVSRVENMVKKRGLNTHVVQGEEMTVIGCIGDTAKVDSKLFEIDSAVDKVMHVQEPYKLANRAFHPEDSIIDVSGVKVGGDNLAMIAGPCSVESYEQVLEIAQAAKASGANLLRGGAFKPRTSPYSFQGLGLEGLDILTSVKEATGLPIVTELMSDKYLDIFNEKVDLIQIGARNMQNFDLLKELGQLDRPILLKRGLNATYEEWIMSAEYIMASGNENVILCERGIRTFESYTRNTLDLQSIPVLRKLTHLPIIVDPSHAGGKWWLVDSMAMAAVAAGADGLMIEVHNDPESALCDGAQSLKPKKYDELIKKVSQIAGVVGKTI from the coding sequence ATGATTATCGTATTAAAACCACGCACTACAAAAGATGATGTTTCTCGTGTCGAGAACATGGTCAAAAAGAGAGGACTTAACACACACGTTGTACAGGGCGAAGAGATGACAGTTATCGGTTGTATCGGTGACACAGCCAAAGTCGATTCCAAATTATTCGAAATTGATTCTGCAGTCGATAAAGTTATGCATGTACAGGAGCCATACAAATTAGCCAACCGTGCATTCCATCCGGAAGATTCCATCATCGATGTATCCGGTGTAAAAGTTGGCGGCGACAACCTGGCAATGATCGCCGGTCCTTGTTCCGTAGAATCTTACGAACAGGTACTTGAAATCGCCCAGGCTGCAAAAGCTTCTGGAGCCAACTTACTCCGCGGAGGTGCATTCAAGCCAAGAACAAGTCCTTATTCATTCCAGGGACTCGGACTGGAAGGACTCGACATCTTAACATCTGTAAAAGAAGCAACAGGACTTCCGATCGTAACCGAACTGATGTCAGACAAATACCTCGATATCTTTAACGAGAAAGTAGATCTTATCCAGATCGGTGCACGTAACATGCAGAACTTCGATCTGTTAAAAGAATTAGGACAACTTGACCGTCCAATCCTTTTAAAGAGAGGTCTGAACGCAACTTACGAAGAATGGATCATGTCAGCAGAATACATCATGGCATCCGGTAATGAAAATGTCATCCTCTGCGAACGCGGAATCCGTACTTTCGAAAGCTATACAAGAAATACTCTGGATCTTCAGAGTATCCCGGTACTTCGTAAACTGACACATCTTCCGATCATCGTTGACCCAAGTCATGCGGGCGGCAAATGGTGGTTAGTAGATTCTATGGCAATGGCCGCTGTAGCAGCAGGAGCCGACGGACTGATGATAGAAGTACACAATGATCCGGAATCCGCACTCTGCGACGGAGCTCAGTCATTAAAACCTAAGAAATACGACGAATTGATCAAAAAGGTTTCACAGATTGCAGGTGTTGTCGGCAAGACGATCTAA